The Coregonus clupeaformis isolate EN_2021a chromosome 6, ASM2061545v1, whole genome shotgun sequence genome has a segment encoding these proteins:
- the LOC121567701 gene encoding 2-phosphoxylose phosphatase 1 isoform X1, with amino-acid sequence MLARNRFILLVVVGAVLAIVSLSLQFLHLIPTTPMGEERPPQGQGQGQGQGKSRKRVIPVPHTEAPEPNPISEAYGYCNTPNRSEQAWEGHSPVDYKLLSVQVMIRHGDRYPLYAIPKTKRPAIDCTLSPKRKPSHHQLNSFIGHMAQGGRGRWEGTLSSLPRLPNHSACEMGELTQTGVVQHLRNGQLLRQAYKRHKLLPPNWSTKQVWVETTGRSRTLQSGMALLYGFLPDFDWSRLTVHHQWSTLFCGSACDCPARNRYLEEEQRRQYRLRVADTELERTYADMARTLGLPPRQLRAANPIDSLLCQLCHGLSFPCVPAGSSIGSGGCLTLTQFAVIRRQQLEDEVDRRRVGLYRRYALLATHPYLNRTANRMERVAKANAPGRKPRAGGEEVFTLSSAHDVTVAPLLSALGLEEALFPRFAARVVFELWKSPPATQGQRKGQGQGQDKAARVKGERSKGGGDMFVRVLYNGEDVTFHTTFCRSHDRHAAQPLCPLGNFLSFVKKDMFSVFNATSYHNACYRRTG; translated from the exons ATGCTGGCTCGAAACCGCTTCATCCTCCTGGTGGTAGTGGGGGCGGTGCTGGCCATCGTGAGCCTCAGCCTCCAATTCT tgcaCCTAATCCCCACTACGCCCATGGGTGAGGAGCGGCCCCCCCAGGGTCAAGGCCAGGGCCAAGGCCAGGGGAAGAGCAGGAAGAGAGTGATCCCTGTCCCCCACACAGAGGCTCCTGAACCAAACCCCATCTCCGAGGCTTATGGCTACTGCAACACCCCCAACCGCTCTGAACAGGCCTGGGAGG gaCACAGCCCTGTGGACTACAAGCTGCTTTCTGTCCAGGTGATGATTCGCCATGGCGACCGTTACCCCCTTTACGCCATCCCCAAAACCAAGCGGCCTGCCATCGACTGTACCCTGTCCCCAAAGAG GAAGCCCTCCCACCACCAGCTGAATTCCTTCATTGGTCACATGGCGCAGGGGGGGCGTGGCCGCTGGGAGGGGACTCTCAGCTCGTTGCCCCGCCTCCCTAACCACAGCGCCTGTGAGATGGGTGAGCTCACTCAGACAG GTGTGGTGCAGCACTTACGCAATGGCCAGCTCCTTCGCCAAGCCTACAAGCGCCACAAACTACTCCCGCCCAATTGGTCGACCAAGCAGGTGTGGGTCGAGACTACGGGCAGGAGCCGCACCCTCCAGAGCGGGATGGCTCTTCTGTATGGGTTCCTGCCAGACTTTGACTGGAGCCGTCTGACAGTCCACCACCAGTGGAGCACGTTGTTCTGTGGCTCAGCCTGTGACTGTCCTGCTAGGAACCGCTATCTGGAGGAGGAGCAGCGGAGACAGTACCGCCTTAGAGTGGCAGACACTGAACTGGAGAGGACCTACGCAGACATGGCCCGTACGCTAGGTCTGCCCCCGCGCCAGCTCAGAGCTGCCAACCCTATAGACTCCCTACTGTGCCAACTGTGCCACGGCCTGTCCTTCCCCTGTGTGCCAGCAGGGAGTTCTATCGGCAGTGGGGGCTGTCTGACTCTGACCCAGTTCGCTGTGATCCGCAGGCAGCAGTTAGAGGATGAGGTggacaggaggagggtggggCTGTATCGCCGCTACGCCCTGCTCGCCACGCACCCCTACCTCAACCGCACCGCCAACAGGATGGAGCGCGTCGCCAAGGCCAACGCTCCAGGCCGAAAACCCCgcgctggaggagaggaggtgttcACCCTGTCCTCGGCTCACGATGTCACTGTGGCGCCATTGCTAAGCGCCCTGGGCTTGGAGGAGGCACTGTTCCCGAGGTTTGCGGCGAGGGTTGTGTTTGAGTTGTGGAAGAGTCCGCCTGCAACGCAGGGACAACGCAAGGGGCAAGGCCAGGGCCAGGATAAGGCTGCTAGGGTGAAAGGGGAGAGGTCAAAGGGCGGGGGAGACATGTTTGTGAGGGTTCTGTACAACGGAGAGGATGTGACCTTCCATACCACCTTCTGTCGCTCACATGACCGCCACGCCGCACAGCCGCTATGCCCCCTGGGTAACTTCCTGTCGTTCGTCAAGAAAGACATGTTCAGTGTCTTCAACGCCACATCCTACCACAACGCCTGCTACCGACGGACAGGCTGA
- the LOC121567701 gene encoding 2-phosphoxylose phosphatase 1 isoform X2, with amino-acid sequence MLSFAHTHLLIFLFTVHLIPTTPMGEERPPQGQGQGQGQGKSRKRVIPVPHTEAPEPNPISEAYGYCNTPNRSEQAWEGHSPVDYKLLSVQVMIRHGDRYPLYAIPKTKRPAIDCTLSPKRKPSHHQLNSFIGHMAQGGRGRWEGTLSSLPRLPNHSACEMGELTQTGVVQHLRNGQLLRQAYKRHKLLPPNWSTKQVWVETTGRSRTLQSGMALLYGFLPDFDWSRLTVHHQWSTLFCGSACDCPARNRYLEEEQRRQYRLRVADTELERTYADMARTLGLPPRQLRAANPIDSLLCQLCHGLSFPCVPAGSSIGSGGCLTLTQFAVIRRQQLEDEVDRRRVGLYRRYALLATHPYLNRTANRMERVAKANAPGRKPRAGGEEVFTLSSAHDVTVAPLLSALGLEEALFPRFAARVVFELWKSPPATQGQRKGQGQGQDKAARVKGERSKGGGDMFVRVLYNGEDVTFHTTFCRSHDRHAAQPLCPLGNFLSFVKKDMFSVFNATSYHNACYRRTG; translated from the exons ATGCTCTCCTTCGCTCACACAcacctcctcatcttcctcttcacTG tgcaCCTAATCCCCACTACGCCCATGGGTGAGGAGCGGCCCCCCCAGGGTCAAGGCCAGGGCCAAGGCCAGGGGAAGAGCAGGAAGAGAGTGATCCCTGTCCCCCACACAGAGGCTCCTGAACCAAACCCCATCTCCGAGGCTTATGGCTACTGCAACACCCCCAACCGCTCTGAACAGGCCTGGGAGG gaCACAGCCCTGTGGACTACAAGCTGCTTTCTGTCCAGGTGATGATTCGCCATGGCGACCGTTACCCCCTTTACGCCATCCCCAAAACCAAGCGGCCTGCCATCGACTGTACCCTGTCCCCAAAGAG GAAGCCCTCCCACCACCAGCTGAATTCCTTCATTGGTCACATGGCGCAGGGGGGGCGTGGCCGCTGGGAGGGGACTCTCAGCTCGTTGCCCCGCCTCCCTAACCACAGCGCCTGTGAGATGGGTGAGCTCACTCAGACAG GTGTGGTGCAGCACTTACGCAATGGCCAGCTCCTTCGCCAAGCCTACAAGCGCCACAAACTACTCCCGCCCAATTGGTCGACCAAGCAGGTGTGGGTCGAGACTACGGGCAGGAGCCGCACCCTCCAGAGCGGGATGGCTCTTCTGTATGGGTTCCTGCCAGACTTTGACTGGAGCCGTCTGACAGTCCACCACCAGTGGAGCACGTTGTTCTGTGGCTCAGCCTGTGACTGTCCTGCTAGGAACCGCTATCTGGAGGAGGAGCAGCGGAGACAGTACCGCCTTAGAGTGGCAGACACTGAACTGGAGAGGACCTACGCAGACATGGCCCGTACGCTAGGTCTGCCCCCGCGCCAGCTCAGAGCTGCCAACCCTATAGACTCCCTACTGTGCCAACTGTGCCACGGCCTGTCCTTCCCCTGTGTGCCAGCAGGGAGTTCTATCGGCAGTGGGGGCTGTCTGACTCTGACCCAGTTCGCTGTGATCCGCAGGCAGCAGTTAGAGGATGAGGTggacaggaggagggtggggCTGTATCGCCGCTACGCCCTGCTCGCCACGCACCCCTACCTCAACCGCACCGCCAACAGGATGGAGCGCGTCGCCAAGGCCAACGCTCCAGGCCGAAAACCCCgcgctggaggagaggaggtgttcACCCTGTCCTCGGCTCACGATGTCACTGTGGCGCCATTGCTAAGCGCCCTGGGCTTGGAGGAGGCACTGTTCCCGAGGTTTGCGGCGAGGGTTGTGTTTGAGTTGTGGAAGAGTCCGCCTGCAACGCAGGGACAACGCAAGGGGCAAGGCCAGGGCCAGGATAAGGCTGCTAGGGTGAAAGGGGAGAGGTCAAAGGGCGGGGGAGACATGTTTGTGAGGGTTCTGTACAACGGAGAGGATGTGACCTTCCATACCACCTTCTGTCGCTCACATGACCGCCACGCCGCACAGCCGCTATGCCCCCTGGGTAACTTCCTGTCGTTCGTCAAGAAAGACATGTTCAGTGTCTTCAACGCCACATCCTACCACAACGCCTGCTACCGACGGACAGGCTGA
- the LOC121567701 gene encoding 2-phosphoxylose phosphatase 1 isoform X3 yields the protein MGEERPPQGQGQGQGQGKSRKRVIPVPHTEAPEPNPISEAYGYCNTPNRSEQAWEGHSPVDYKLLSVQVMIRHGDRYPLYAIPKTKRPAIDCTLSPKRKPSHHQLNSFIGHMAQGGRGRWEGTLSSLPRLPNHSACEMGELTQTGVVQHLRNGQLLRQAYKRHKLLPPNWSTKQVWVETTGRSRTLQSGMALLYGFLPDFDWSRLTVHHQWSTLFCGSACDCPARNRYLEEEQRRQYRLRVADTELERTYADMARTLGLPPRQLRAANPIDSLLCQLCHGLSFPCVPAGSSIGSGGCLTLTQFAVIRRQQLEDEVDRRRVGLYRRYALLATHPYLNRTANRMERVAKANAPGRKPRAGGEEVFTLSSAHDVTVAPLLSALGLEEALFPRFAARVVFELWKSPPATQGQRKGQGQGQDKAARVKGERSKGGGDMFVRVLYNGEDVTFHTTFCRSHDRHAAQPLCPLGNFLSFVKKDMFSVFNATSYHNACYRRTG from the exons ATGGGTGAGGAGCGGCCCCCCCAGGGTCAAGGCCAGGGCCAAGGCCAGGGGAAGAGCAGGAAGAGAGTGATCCCTGTCCCCCACACAGAGGCTCCTGAACCAAACCCCATCTCCGAGGCTTATGGCTACTGCAACACCCCCAACCGCTCTGAACAGGCCTGGGAGG gaCACAGCCCTGTGGACTACAAGCTGCTTTCTGTCCAGGTGATGATTCGCCATGGCGACCGTTACCCCCTTTACGCCATCCCCAAAACCAAGCGGCCTGCCATCGACTGTACCCTGTCCCCAAAGAG GAAGCCCTCCCACCACCAGCTGAATTCCTTCATTGGTCACATGGCGCAGGGGGGGCGTGGCCGCTGGGAGGGGACTCTCAGCTCGTTGCCCCGCCTCCCTAACCACAGCGCCTGTGAGATGGGTGAGCTCACTCAGACAG GTGTGGTGCAGCACTTACGCAATGGCCAGCTCCTTCGCCAAGCCTACAAGCGCCACAAACTACTCCCGCCCAATTGGTCGACCAAGCAGGTGTGGGTCGAGACTACGGGCAGGAGCCGCACCCTCCAGAGCGGGATGGCTCTTCTGTATGGGTTCCTGCCAGACTTTGACTGGAGCCGTCTGACAGTCCACCACCAGTGGAGCACGTTGTTCTGTGGCTCAGCCTGTGACTGTCCTGCTAGGAACCGCTATCTGGAGGAGGAGCAGCGGAGACAGTACCGCCTTAGAGTGGCAGACACTGAACTGGAGAGGACCTACGCAGACATGGCCCGTACGCTAGGTCTGCCCCCGCGCCAGCTCAGAGCTGCCAACCCTATAGACTCCCTACTGTGCCAACTGTGCCACGGCCTGTCCTTCCCCTGTGTGCCAGCAGGGAGTTCTATCGGCAGTGGGGGCTGTCTGACTCTGACCCAGTTCGCTGTGATCCGCAGGCAGCAGTTAGAGGATGAGGTggacaggaggagggtggggCTGTATCGCCGCTACGCCCTGCTCGCCACGCACCCCTACCTCAACCGCACCGCCAACAGGATGGAGCGCGTCGCCAAGGCCAACGCTCCAGGCCGAAAACCCCgcgctggaggagaggaggtgttcACCCTGTCCTCGGCTCACGATGTCACTGTGGCGCCATTGCTAAGCGCCCTGGGCTTGGAGGAGGCACTGTTCCCGAGGTTTGCGGCGAGGGTTGTGTTTGAGTTGTGGAAGAGTCCGCCTGCAACGCAGGGACAACGCAAGGGGCAAGGCCAGGGCCAGGATAAGGCTGCTAGGGTGAAAGGGGAGAGGTCAAAGGGCGGGGGAGACATGTTTGTGAGGGTTCTGTACAACGGAGAGGATGTGACCTTCCATACCACCTTCTGTCGCTCACATGACCGCCACGCCGCACAGCCGCTATGCCCCCTGGGTAACTTCCTGTCGTTCGTCAAGAAAGACATGTTCAGTGTCTTCAACGCCACATCCTACCACAACGCCTGCTACCGACGGACAGGCTGA